A single Deltaproteobacteria bacterium DNA region contains:
- a CDS encoding methylaspartate mutase subunit E (methylaspartate mutase subunit E; catalyzes the formation of threo-beta-methyl-L-aspartate from L-glutamate): PNRYVAGKVIPVRDSFGAIRYLEHANLPFGAEILEYHREKILDRERREGQKIDYQSAIQDVTEVSKMLED, encoded by the coding sequence CCCAATCGTTATGTAGCAGGAAAAGTAATCCCCGTTCGGGATTCTTTTGGGGCTATTCGGTACCTTGAACACGCCAATCTTCCTTTTGGCGCTGAGATCCTGGAGTATCACCGAGAAAAGATTCTGGATCGGGAACGTCGAGAAGGCCAGAAAATAGATTATCAGTCCGCCATCCAGGACGTTACCGAGGTCAGCAAAATGCTGGAGGATTGA
- a CDS encoding M48 family metalloprotease, producing MGEKIFQEVKKRWSLVQELSVNEYISGIGRRILQPLGPQPFDYQFYIINSPEINAFAVPGGKVFLNSGLILLVENEDEIAGVLSHEIAHVVARHIAKRGEKAMKVSLAALGAILAGIFLGGQAAGAIATTTMAASETALLKYSREDEEEADYLGLKFMNQAGYARWGMVTMLKKLRRMQGPASSDPPTYLVTHPAIEERAADLEIQMARFPQEKESHKPTGNLKRIQTKLTAEEKDVSRSVTYFENWLKRTPDEPEAFFGLGLAQKRMGGLDRAIESFSRATSLAPQDGEILRELGTTYLLKANLQEAQKYLERARFLSPRDPLIYFYLGRVYAEQKLLDEALQALLRARELDPNLSAIYYHLGMAYGAKNMLGPAYQNFGYYYKAMGDPKTALIHFHKALSHFNEQAPERQAIQKEIQDLSPKKKEPRS from the coding sequence TTGGGGGAAAAAATTTTTCAAGAAGTCAAGAAACGCTGGTCGCTGGTTCAAGAACTTTCAGTGAACGAATATATCAGCGGCATCGGCAGAAGAATCCTTCAGCCCCTCGGACCTCAACCTTTCGACTATCAGTTTTATATTATCAACTCTCCCGAAATAAATGCTTTTGCTGTTCCAGGGGGAAAAGTCTTTCTGAACAGCGGTTTGATCCTCCTGGTGGAAAATGAAGACGAGATCGCCGGAGTGCTCTCCCACGAGATTGCCCATGTCGTCGCCCGTCACATTGCCAAGCGCGGGGAGAAAGCAATGAAAGTCAGTTTAGCCGCTTTAGGGGCCATACTGGCCGGAATTTTTTTAGGGGGCCAAGCTGCCGGCGCGATTGCCACTACCACGATGGCTGCTTCCGAGACCGCCTTGCTGAAATACAGCCGGGAAGACGAAGAAGAAGCCGATTACCTGGGTTTAAAATTTATGAATCAGGCGGGGTATGCCCGGTGGGGAATGGTTACCATGCTCAAAAAATTACGCAGAATGCAAGGCCCGGCTTCCAGCGATCCCCCGACTTACCTTGTGACCCATCCAGCCATCGAAGAACGGGCCGCCGACCTGGAAATCCAGATGGCCCGTTTTCCCCAAGAAAAGGAAAGCCACAAACCCACAGGAAACCTGAAAAGAATACAGACCAAATTGACTGCGGAAGAAAAGGATGTTTCTCGGTCCGTAACCTACTTCGAAAATTGGTTGAAACGTACGCCAGATGAACCAGAGGCCTTCTTCGGCTTAGGTCTTGCTCAGAAAAGAATGGGGGGATTGGATCGGGCCATCGAAAGTTTTTCCAGAGCAACCTCTTTGGCGCCCCAGGATGGGGAAATACTCCGGGAGTTAGGTACCACCTATCTTCTGAAAGCCAACCTGCAGGAAGCCCAAAAATACCTCGAGCGTGCCCGCTTCCTTTCTCCTCGCGACCCCTTGATTTATTTTTATCTGGGCAGGGTTTACGCGGAGCAAAAACTACTCGATGAAGCACTGCAAGCCCTTCTCCGAGCCAGGGAGCTGGATCCCAACTTATCGGCAATTTATTACCACTTGGGTATGGCCTACGGCGCCAAAAATATGCTCGGCCCGGCGTATCAAAATTTTGGTTATTACTACAAGGCCATGGGAGACCCCAAAACCGCATTGATCCATTTTCATAAAGCCCTCTCTCATTTCAACGAGCAGGCGCCGGAACGCCAGGCTATCCAAAAAGAAATCCAGGATCTTTCACCCAAAAAAAAAGAACCTCGATCTTAA